Proteins encoded together in one Streptomyces sp. TLI_171 window:
- a CDS encoding BTAD domain-containing putative transcriptional regulator, with product MELQSTRSAEALRFQVLGPVQAWRGDTQLALGSPQQQAVLVALLLSEGRPVTTDDLVDGIWGDRTPPQAVAALRTYISRLRSVLEPNRAVRKPSEVLVSVSDGYALRVPAEALDLAVFEQRVGEAAGARADGGFRSAHDGLVAALDLWRGRPLPGVPGPYAESQRSRLTERRLAVAEERCAMALEIGLHADVVSELNSLSAAHPLRERLRELLMLALYRSGRQAESLGVYADTRKLLIEELGVEPGGGLSAMHARILAGDPELMAALGAPAKPGAEDAATFVPPAQLPADVSDFSGRSKVVNELRDVLRAGSGQAVVVTSLAGIGGVGKTTLAVHVAHSLRPDFPDGQLYVDLRGAGASPADPAVVLGDFLHALGTPEAPDSLDQRAALYRSLLADKRMLILLDNARDAQQLRPLIPGVSGNAVMVTSRSRLAEIPGAHLVDIEELTPDEALALFSAIVGVERVAAEPEAALQVVTACGFLPLAVRIAAARLASRPRWSVSDLARRLADQRNRLQELQLGNLAVETTLGLGYAQLRPEEARAFRLLSVVDSPDLPLAAVAALLGTAEQEAEDLAEALVEANMLECFTPGRYRYHDLLRLYAQRQNAKLADAAEQQAALLRLLDLLTATIQNAAVVIEPDDRQAELLHVPAVPGIPMPDSATARNWLRVEVSLLLSGIEAGVRDSMVLLRPAVDLVLMLRSLVEDPTLVPRVRAALAAALATAEQHVDTGALARLRYAEGHLHQMAGGLSDAETALRRSLELQPAEDPTQLRSSVANELAIVLVLAGRPAEALPFYQEAYSLLRRLGAPIGEARLLANMARAYVGLGRHAEAVESARAAVAAARVSGNTPCLADTLYQLGVVLRATGSTAEAADALREAHSLFEAQQYRFWEGYSLARLAACLLDQAQLAEAARAAEESLSIAQEIDAAYCQGLANAALGEALLELGQPSRGLACLREALSVFTRLGVPEAQPVQDLIASRHTEPSPSSPPAP from the coding sequence ATGGAGCTTCAGAGCACGCGCTCCGCCGAGGCGCTGCGCTTCCAAGTGCTCGGCCCAGTCCAGGCCTGGCGTGGCGATACGCAGCTGGCCCTCGGGTCGCCCCAGCAACAGGCGGTGCTGGTCGCACTGTTGCTCAGCGAGGGCCGACCGGTGACCACCGACGACCTGGTGGACGGCATTTGGGGCGACCGCACCCCGCCGCAGGCGGTCGCCGCCCTGCGCACCTACATCTCCCGCCTTCGATCGGTGCTGGAGCCCAACCGTGCGGTCCGCAAGCCCTCCGAGGTCCTGGTCTCGGTCAGTGACGGCTACGCGCTGCGGGTTCCGGCCGAGGCGCTGGACCTGGCCGTGTTCGAGCAGCGGGTCGGCGAGGCCGCCGGCGCCCGGGCCGACGGTGGATTCCGATCCGCCCACGACGGCTTGGTGGCGGCGCTCGACCTGTGGCGGGGGCGTCCGCTGCCCGGGGTCCCCGGGCCGTACGCGGAGTCCCAGCGCAGCCGGTTGACGGAGCGCCGGCTCGCGGTGGCCGAGGAGCGCTGCGCGATGGCGCTGGAGATCGGCCTGCACGCGGACGTGGTCTCCGAGCTGAACTCGCTGTCCGCGGCCCACCCGCTGCGGGAGCGGCTGCGCGAGCTGCTGATGCTGGCGCTGTACCGCAGCGGCCGGCAGGCCGAGTCGCTCGGTGTGTACGCGGACACCCGCAAACTGCTGATCGAGGAGCTGGGCGTGGAGCCCGGCGGCGGTCTGTCGGCGATGCACGCCCGGATCCTGGCCGGCGACCCCGAGCTGATGGCGGCCCTCGGCGCGCCGGCCAAGCCCGGCGCGGAGGACGCCGCAACCTTCGTCCCGCCCGCCCAACTCCCGGCCGACGTTTCGGACTTCAGTGGCCGCAGCAAAGTTGTCAACGAACTTCGGGACGTGCTGAGGGCGGGTTCCGGCCAAGCCGTGGTGGTGACCTCGCTGGCCGGCATCGGCGGCGTCGGCAAGACCACCCTGGCGGTGCACGTGGCGCACTCGCTGCGGCCGGACTTCCCGGACGGCCAGCTGTACGTGGACCTGCGCGGCGCCGGTGCGTCCCCGGCCGACCCGGCCGTGGTGCTCGGCGACTTCCTGCACGCGCTCGGCACGCCCGAGGCCCCCGACTCGCTGGACCAGCGCGCCGCGCTGTACCGCTCGCTGCTGGCGGACAAGCGGATGCTGATCCTGCTCGACAACGCCCGCGACGCCCAGCAGTTGAGGCCGCTCATCCCGGGCGTCTCGGGGAACGCCGTGATGGTGACCAGCCGCTCCCGGCTGGCCGAGATCCCCGGCGCGCACCTGGTGGACATCGAGGAGCTGACCCCGGACGAGGCGCTGGCGCTGTTCTCCGCGATCGTCGGCGTGGAGCGGGTGGCCGCCGAACCCGAGGCCGCGCTGCAGGTGGTCACCGCCTGCGGGTTCCTGCCGCTGGCGGTCAGGATCGCCGCGGCCCGGCTGGCCAGCCGTCCGCGCTGGAGCGTCTCCGACCTCGCCCGGCGGTTAGCGGACCAGCGCAACCGGCTCCAGGAGCTCCAGCTCGGCAACCTCGCCGTGGAGACCACCCTGGGGCTCGGTTACGCCCAGCTCCGGCCGGAGGAGGCCCGCGCGTTCCGGCTGCTCTCGGTGGTCGACTCGCCCGACCTGCCGCTGGCGGCCGTCGCGGCGCTGCTCGGCACCGCCGAACAGGAGGCCGAGGACCTCGCCGAAGCGCTGGTCGAGGCGAACATGCTGGAGTGCTTCACCCCCGGCCGGTACCGCTACCACGACCTGCTGCGCCTGTACGCGCAGCGGCAGAACGCCAAGCTGGCCGACGCGGCGGAGCAGCAGGCCGCCCTGCTGCGGCTGCTGGACCTGCTGACCGCCACCATCCAGAACGCCGCCGTGGTCATCGAACCGGACGACCGGCAGGCGGAGTTGCTGCACGTTCCGGCGGTGCCCGGCATTCCGATGCCGGACAGCGCCACCGCCCGGAACTGGCTCCGGGTGGAGGTCTCGCTCCTGCTCAGCGGCATCGAGGCGGGTGTGCGGGACTCCATGGTGCTGCTGCGGCCCGCCGTCGACCTGGTGCTGATGCTCCGTTCGCTGGTCGAGGACCCGACCCTGGTGCCCCGGGTGCGCGCCGCGCTGGCCGCCGCCCTGGCCACCGCGGAGCAGCACGTCGACACCGGGGCGCTGGCCCGCCTGCGGTACGCCGAGGGACACCTGCACCAGATGGCGGGCGGGCTGTCGGACGCGGAGACGGCGCTGCGCCGCAGCCTGGAACTGCAGCCCGCCGAGGACCCGACGCAGTTGCGCAGCTCGGTGGCCAACGAACTGGCCATCGTCCTGGTGCTGGCCGGCCGGCCGGCCGAGGCGCTGCCGTTCTACCAGGAGGCGTACTCGCTGCTGCGCCGGCTGGGCGCCCCGATCGGCGAGGCCCGGCTGCTCGCCAACATGGCGCGGGCGTACGTCGGGCTGGGCCGGCACGCGGAGGCGGTGGAGTCGGCGCGGGCGGCCGTGGCGGCGGCTCGGGTCAGCGGCAACACGCCCTGTCTGGCGGACACCCTCTACCAGTTGGGCGTGGTGCTGCGGGCGACCGGTTCGACCGCGGAGGCGGCGGACGCGCTGCGGGAGGCGCACAGCCTGTTCGAGGCGCAGCAGTACCGGTTCTGGGAGGGCTACTCGCTGGCCCGGCTGGCGGCGTGCCTGCTGGACCAGGCCCAGTTGGCCGAGGCGGCCCGGGCGGCCGAGGAGTCGCTGTCCATCGCCCAGGAGATCGATGCCGCGTACTGCCAGGGCCTGGCGAACGCGGCGCTCGGTGAGGCGCTCCTGGAGTTGGGGCAGCCCTCGCGCGGGCTGGCGTGTCTCCGGGAAGCGCTGTCGGTGTTCACGCGGCTCGGTGTGCCCGAGGCCCAGCCGGTA
- a CDS encoding fumarate hydratase, with protein sequence MAPEFAYRDLLPLGSDTTPYRKLTSEGVSTFEAGGRTFLQVEPEALRLLTAEAMHDISHYLRPAHLAQLRRILDDPEASPNDRFVALDLLKNVNISAGGILPMCQDTGTAIVMGKRGQHVVTSGADESAIARGVFDAYTKLNLRYSQMAPVTMWDERNTGNNLPAQIELYATDGDAYKFLFMAKGGGSANKSYLYQETKAILNESSMLSFLEQKIRSLGTAACPPYHLAIVVGGTSAEFALKTAKYASAHYLDNLPTGGDAKTGHGFRDLELEQKVFELTQKIGIGAQFGGKYFCHDVRVIRLPRHGASLPVAMAVSCSADRQALGKITAEGVFLEQLETDPAKYLPETTDEHLNDDVVRIDLNRPMAEVRAELSKYPVKTRLSLTGTLVVARDIAHAKIKERLDAGQGMPQYLKDHPVYYAGPAKTPEGYASGSFGPTTAGRMDSYVDQFQAAGGSMVMLAKGNRSKQVTKACNEHGGFYLGSIGGPAARLAQDCIKKVEVLEYPELGMEAVWRIEVEDFPAFIVVDDKGNDFFAEVTDGPLITNLRVRSAQ encoded by the coding sequence ATGGCTCCAGAGTTCGCCTACCGCGACCTGCTCCCGCTCGGTTCGGACACCACGCCGTACCGCAAGCTCACCTCCGAGGGCGTCTCGACCTTCGAGGCCGGCGGTCGGACCTTCCTGCAGGTCGAGCCGGAGGCACTGCGGCTGCTCACCGCCGAGGCGATGCACGACATCTCGCACTACCTGCGCCCGGCCCACCTGGCGCAGCTGCGGCGGATCCTGGACGACCCGGAGGCCAGCCCGAACGACCGCTTCGTGGCACTGGACCTGCTGAAGAACGTGAACATCTCGGCGGGCGGCATCCTGCCGATGTGCCAGGACACCGGCACCGCGATCGTGATGGGCAAGCGCGGCCAGCACGTGGTGACCTCCGGCGCGGACGAGTCGGCGATCGCCCGCGGCGTGTTCGACGCGTACACCAAGCTGAACCTGCGCTACTCGCAGATGGCGCCGGTGACCATGTGGGACGAGCGGAACACCGGCAACAACCTGCCGGCCCAGATCGAGCTGTACGCCACCGACGGGGACGCCTACAAGTTCCTGTTCATGGCGAAGGGCGGCGGCTCGGCGAACAAGTCGTACCTGTACCAGGAGACCAAGGCGATCCTGAACGAGTCGTCGATGCTCTCCTTCCTGGAGCAGAAGATCCGCTCGCTGGGCACCGCGGCCTGCCCGCCGTACCACCTGGCGATCGTGGTCGGCGGCACCAGCGCGGAGTTCGCGCTGAAGACCGCGAAGTACGCGTCCGCGCACTACCTGGACAACCTGCCGACCGGCGGCGACGCGAAGACCGGGCACGGCTTCCGCGACCTGGAGCTGGAGCAGAAGGTCTTCGAGCTGACCCAGAAGATCGGCATCGGCGCCCAGTTCGGCGGCAAGTACTTCTGCCACGACGTGCGGGTGATCCGGCTGCCGCGGCACGGCGCCTCGCTGCCGGTCGCGATGGCGGTGTCCTGCTCGGCGGACCGCCAGGCGCTCGGCAAGATCACCGCCGAGGGCGTCTTCCTGGAGCAGTTGGAGACCGACCCCGCCAAGTACCTGCCGGAGACCACCGACGAGCACCTGAACGACGACGTGGTCCGGATCGACCTGAACCGGCCGATGGCCGAGGTCCGCGCCGAGCTGTCCAAGTACCCGGTGAAGACCCGGCTCTCGCTCACCGGCACCCTGGTGGTGGCCCGCGACATCGCCCACGCCAAGATCAAGGAACGCCTCGACGCCGGCCAGGGCATGCCGCAGTACCTGAAGGACCACCCCGTCTACTACGCGGGCCCGGCGAAGACCCCCGAGGGCTACGCGTCCGGCTCGTTCGGCCCGACCACGGCCGGCCGGATGGACTCCTACGTCGACCAGTTCCAGGCGGCCGGCGGCTCGATGGTGATGCTGGCCAAGGGCAACCGCTCCAAGCAGGTCACCAAGGCGTGCAACGAGCACGGCGGCTTCTACCTGGGCTCGATCGGCGGCCCGGCGGCCCGCCTGGCGCAGGACTGCATCAAGAAGGTCGAGGTGCTGGAGTACCCGGAGCTCGGCATGGAGGCGGTCTGGCGGATCGAGGTCGAGGACTTCCCGGCGTTCATCGTGGTGGACGACAAGGGCAACGACTTCTTCGCCGAGGTGACCGACGGCCCGCTGATCACCAACCTGCGGGTGCGCTCGGCGCAGTGA
- a CDS encoding DUF1707 domain-containing protein yields the protein MDNSPAQEPQGAQPAPLLKKEPAPAPVTDLAAELRASDADRERIAELLRDAYAEGRLTVDEHAERIEAAYTARTFGELEPLTRDLPSHPGPIRHNLSKPPLDAPGPAPKPALPPARAEAPTMVAVFGGAARKGRWRVGSHLKAVAVFGGVEIDLTDAVFESPEVVIEVIAVFGGVEVRVPENVSLHGGGTGIFGGFEVREQTSADPYAPVVRIKGAAVFGGVEAKPRRGKKLKEWVRRQLDG from the coding sequence GTGGACAACTCTCCCGCGCAGGAACCGCAGGGCGCGCAGCCCGCCCCGCTGCTGAAGAAGGAGCCCGCACCGGCTCCCGTCACCGACCTGGCCGCCGAGCTCCGGGCCTCCGACGCCGACCGCGAGCGCATCGCCGAACTGCTGCGCGACGCCTACGCGGAGGGCCGGCTCACCGTCGACGAGCACGCCGAACGGATCGAAGCCGCCTACACCGCCCGCACCTTCGGCGAGCTGGAGCCGCTCACCCGCGACCTGCCCAGCCACCCGGGGCCGATCCGGCACAACCTCAGCAAGCCCCCGCTGGACGCTCCGGGTCCCGCCCCGAAGCCCGCCCTGCCGCCGGCCCGGGCCGAAGCGCCCACCATGGTCGCGGTGTTCGGCGGCGCCGCCCGCAAGGGCCGCTGGCGGGTCGGCTCCCACCTGAAGGCCGTCGCGGTGTTCGGCGGCGTCGAGATCGACCTCACCGACGCGGTCTTCGAGTCCCCCGAGGTGGTCATCGAGGTGATCGCGGTGTTCGGCGGCGTGGAGGTGCGGGTCCCCGAGAACGTCAGCCTGCACGGCGGCGGCACCGGCATCTTCGGCGGCTTCGAGGTCCGCGAGCAGACCTCCGCCGACCCGTACGCGCCCGTGGTGCGGATCAAGGGCGCCGCGGTGTTCGGCGGCGTCGAGGCCAAGCCGCGCCGCGGCAAGAAGCTCAAGGAGTGGGTGCGCCGCCAGCTCGACGGCTGA
- a CDS encoding WhiB family transcriptional regulator, with protein MLHPIESSASAAARRPAAAPEPDDNPWHTSAACRSDEAGLFFAPSKEPTAARLSREEHAKRVCARCPVLLECREHALAQPEPYGVWGGLTAAERRVVLTRRRRREAELLDPRRLPTRIAG; from the coding sequence GTGCTGCATCCGATCGAGTCCAGCGCCTCCGCCGCCGCCCGCCGCCCGGCGGCCGCACCGGAGCCGGACGACAACCCCTGGCACACCTCCGCCGCCTGCCGCAGCGACGAGGCCGGCCTGTTCTTCGCGCCGTCCAAGGAGCCCACCGCCGCCCGGCTCTCCCGCGAGGAACACGCCAAGCGCGTCTGCGCCCGCTGCCCGGTCCTCCTCGAATGCCGCGAGCACGCCCTCGCCCAGCCCGAGCCCTACGGCGTCTGGGGCGGCCTGACCGCCGCCGAACGCCGAGTCGTCCTCACCCGCCGGCGCCGCCGGGAGGCCGAACTCCTCGACCCCAGGCGCCTCCCCACCCGGATAGCCGGCTGA
- the glpX gene encoding class II fructose-bisphosphatase, with the protein MTTQYPHHLPSALEVAPEAPDRNLALELVRVTEAAAMAAGRWVGRGDKNGADGAAVKAMRTLVSTVSMNGVVVIGEGEKDEAPMLYNGERVGDGTGAECDVAVDPVDGTTLTAKGMNNAVAVLAVADRGTMFDPSAVFYMDKLVAGPEAAEFVDITAPTAVNIRRVAKAKGIAVQDVTVVVLDRPRHEGLVRDIREAGARVKYISDGDVAGAIMAAREGTGVDLLMGIGGTPEGIIAACAMKCMGGVIQGRLWPKDDAERQKALDAGHDLDRVLTTDDLVTGENVFFVATGITDGELLRGVHYRQETATTSSLVMRSKSGTIREVHATHKLSKLRAYSAIPFDRAD; encoded by the coding sequence ATGACCACGCAGTACCCGCACCACCTCCCCTCCGCCCTCGAGGTCGCGCCCGAAGCGCCGGACCGCAACCTCGCCCTCGAACTGGTCCGGGTCACCGAGGCCGCCGCCATGGCGGCCGGCCGCTGGGTCGGCCGCGGCGACAAGAACGGCGCCGACGGCGCCGCCGTGAAGGCGATGCGCACCCTGGTCTCCACCGTGTCGATGAACGGCGTCGTCGTCATCGGCGAGGGCGAGAAGGACGAAGCCCCGATGCTCTACAACGGCGAGCGGGTCGGCGACGGCACCGGCGCCGAGTGCGACGTCGCCGTCGACCCGGTGGACGGCACCACGCTCACCGCCAAGGGCATGAACAACGCCGTGGCCGTGCTGGCGGTGGCCGACCGCGGCACCATGTTCGACCCCAGCGCCGTGTTCTACATGGACAAGCTGGTGGCCGGTCCGGAGGCCGCCGAGTTCGTCGACATCACCGCCCCGACCGCCGTGAACATCCGCCGGGTCGCCAAGGCCAAGGGCATCGCCGTCCAGGACGTCACCGTGGTGGTCCTGGACCGGCCGCGCCACGAGGGCCTGGTCCGGGACATCCGCGAGGCCGGTGCGCGCGTCAAGTACATCTCCGACGGCGACGTGGCCGGCGCCATCATGGCCGCCCGCGAAGGCACCGGCGTGGACCTGCTGATGGGCATCGGCGGCACCCCGGAGGGCATCATCGCCGCCTGCGCGATGAAGTGCATGGGCGGCGTGATCCAGGGCCGGCTGTGGCCCAAGGACGACGCCGAGCGGCAGAAGGCGCTGGACGCCGGCCACGACCTGGACCGGGTGCTCACCACCGACGACCTGGTCACCGGCGAGAACGTGTTCTTCGTGGCCACCGGCATCACCGACGGCGAGCTGCTCCGCGGCGTCCACTACCGTCAGGAGACCGCCACCACCAGCTCGCTGGTGATGCGTTCCAAGAGCGGCACCATCCGCGAGGTCCACGCCACCCACAAGCTCTCCAAGCTGCGGGCGTACAGCGCGATCCCGTTCGACCGCGCCGACTGA
- a CDS encoding DUF4245 domain-containing protein translates to MAGNSSKRGRQTVRDMVLSMAAVGVVVVIGYFSIPSADGNSGVHPVTYQVEMASAKRAAPYPLLGPGTLPAGWVATSVTYSGHDRSGHAAWHLGLHTASGQYAAVEQSDGRPEDVVAQNVPGGKPDGASTVNGQEWQRVQGDHYRALTRPAGSTGTTVLTGTASYEELAQLAAALN, encoded by the coding sequence GTGGCAGGCAACAGCAGCAAGAGGGGCCGTCAGACGGTACGGGACATGGTCCTGTCGATGGCGGCGGTCGGCGTCGTGGTCGTGATCGGGTACTTCAGCATCCCGAGCGCGGACGGCAACAGCGGCGTCCACCCGGTGACGTACCAGGTGGAGATGGCGTCCGCGAAGCGCGCCGCGCCGTACCCGCTGCTCGGCCCGGGGACCCTGCCCGCCGGCTGGGTGGCCACCTCGGTGACGTACAGCGGCCACGACCGGAGCGGCCACGCGGCGTGGCACCTGGGCCTCCACACGGCCTCCGGCCAGTACGCGGCGGTCGAGCAGAGCGACGGCAGGCCCGAGGACGTGGTGGCGCAGAACGTGCCCGGCGGAAAGCCGGACGGCGCCTCCACGGTGAACGGCCAGGAGTGGCAGCGGGTGCAGGGCGACCACTACCGGGCGCTGACCCGGCCCGCGGGCAGCACCGGCACCACGGTGCTCACCGGCACCGCCTCGTACGAGGAGCTCGCCCAGCTCGCCGCCGCGCTGAACTAG
- a CDS encoding malonic semialdehyde reductase — translation MTLALDAAAQDLLFREARTANTFSDEPVSDEQVQAIYDLVKFGPTAFNQQPLRIVLVRSEEGRARLVQHMADGNKAKTSTAPLVAILAADNEFHEELPTQLPHFPQAKDMFFSERSVRESSATLNGALQAAYFIIGVRAAGLAAGPMTGYDAEGINKEFFGDGEHSVLAVVNIGKPGEDAWFPRSPRLAYDEVVTTV, via the coding sequence ATGACCCTGGCACTCGACGCCGCCGCCCAGGACCTGCTCTTCCGCGAGGCCCGCACCGCCAACACGTTCTCGGACGAGCCGGTCAGCGACGAGCAGGTCCAGGCGATCTACGACCTGGTGAAGTTCGGCCCGACCGCGTTCAACCAGCAGCCGCTGCGCATCGTCCTGGTCCGCTCCGAGGAGGGCCGCGCCCGCCTCGTGCAGCACATGGCGGACGGCAACAAGGCGAAGACCTCGACCGCCCCGCTGGTCGCCATCCTCGCCGCCGACAACGAGTTCCACGAGGAGCTCCCGACCCAGCTGCCGCACTTCCCGCAGGCGAAGGACATGTTCTTCAGCGAGCGCTCGGTCCGCGAGTCCTCGGCCACGCTGAACGGCGCCCTGCAGGCCGCCTACTTCATCATCGGCGTCCGCGCCGCCGGCCTGGCCGCCGGCCCGATGACCGGCTACGACGCCGAGGGCATCAACAAGGAGTTCTTCGGCGACGGCGAGCACTCGGTGCTGGCCGTGGTCAACATCGGCAAGCCCGGTGAGGACGCCTGGTTCCCGCGCAGCCCGCGCCTGGCCTACGACGAGGTCGTCACCACCGTCTGA
- a CDS encoding exodeoxyribonuclease VII small subunit codes for MADQQGGGAGPEQAPGYEQARDELLDVVRRLENGGTTLEESLALWERGEQLAKVCQRWLDGARARLDAALAAEESAGQ; via the coding sequence ATGGCAGATCAGCAGGGCGGCGGGGCCGGTCCGGAGCAGGCGCCGGGTTACGAGCAGGCGCGGGACGAACTGCTGGACGTGGTCCGGCGCTTGGAGAACGGCGGGACGACGCTGGAGGAGTCGCTGGCGCTGTGGGAGCGCGGCGAGCAGTTGGCGAAGGTCTGTCAGCGCTGGCTGGACGGCGCCCGGGCCCGGCTGGACGCGGCGCTGGCCGCGGAGGAGTCCGCCGGCCAGTAG
- a CDS encoding GNAT family N-acetyltransferase codes for MSTPRPARPEDADELVRLRTLMFESMQGQARPGPWQSTARELLAGGLAEPGRRLQAFVVDDPERPGRLASCAVGTLEQRLPAPGHPDGLFGFVFNISTDPAHRGRGHARACTEALLAWFDERRATRIDLHATEGGESLYRSLGFHEHSTPLSRQRLLAD; via the coding sequence ATGAGCACCCCACGCCCGGCCCGGCCCGAGGACGCGGACGAACTGGTCCGACTCCGCACGCTGATGTTCGAGTCCATGCAGGGACAGGCGCGCCCCGGGCCCTGGCAGTCGACCGCCCGCGAGCTGCTGGCCGGCGGGCTGGCGGAGCCCGGCCGGCGGCTGCAGGCCTTCGTGGTCGACGACCCGGAGCGGCCCGGCCGGCTCGCCAGCTGCGCGGTCGGCACCCTGGAGCAGCGGCTGCCCGCCCCCGGCCACCCCGACGGACTGTTCGGCTTCGTCTTCAACATCTCCACCGACCCGGCCCACCGCGGCCGCGGCCACGCCCGGGCCTGCACCGAGGCCCTGCTCGCCTGGTTCGACGAGCGCCGCGCCACCCGGATCGACCTGCACGCCACCGAGGGCGGCGAGTCGCTCTACCGCAGCCTCGGCTTCCACGAGCACTCGACCCCGCTGTCCCGCCAGCGGCTGCTCGCCGACTGA
- a CDS encoding RNA polymerase sigma factor has product MDVSPSDRPVVTPALIEAARSGNRDAWADIYRRYHGVVLAFLLRRTGSRPLAEDLAQDTFVRAMAGIRGFHWTGTDLGAWMFTIARNVLLDHEKRRSTRRESAVAAVADRDSGVRVEESVIAAAEAARVCAALSVLNERQRAVVRLRYWDGLSSVEIADRIGLRVGAVKTLTYRARLNLRRSLAEDAPLPARRPVGPRPSMTAGQSVQSASSRWRDSGVECSWKPRLR; this is encoded by the coding sequence ATGGACGTTTCCCCGTCGGACAGACCGGTGGTGACGCCCGCGCTGATCGAGGCCGCGAGGTCCGGGAACCGCGATGCCTGGGCGGACATCTACCGGCGTTATCACGGCGTGGTGCTGGCGTTCCTGTTGCGCCGCACCGGGAGCCGTCCGCTGGCCGAGGACCTGGCCCAGGACACCTTCGTCCGCGCGATGGCGGGAATTCGTGGTTTCCACTGGACGGGTACGGATCTCGGCGCGTGGATGTTCACCATCGCCCGCAATGTGCTGCTGGACCACGAGAAACGGCGCTCCACGCGCCGGGAGTCGGCGGTCGCGGCGGTGGCGGACCGCGATTCCGGGGTGCGGGTCGAGGAGTCGGTGATCGCGGCGGCGGAGGCGGCCCGGGTGTGCGCGGCGCTGTCGGTGCTGAACGAGCGTCAGCGGGCGGTGGTGCGGCTGCGGTACTGGGACGGGCTGAGCTCGGTGGAGATCGCGGACCGGATCGGCCTGCGGGTCGGCGCGGTGAAGACGCTGACGTACCGGGCGCGGCTCAACCTGCGGCGCTCGCTGGCGGAGGACGCGCCGCTGCCGGCCCGCCGCCCGGTGGGGCCGCGCCCGAGCATGACGGCCGGTCAGTCGGTTCAGTCGGCGAGCAGCCGCTGGCGGGACAGCGGGGTCGAGTGCTCGTGGAAGCCGAGGCTGCGGTAG
- the xseA gene encoding exodeoxyribonuclease VII large subunit, with protein sequence MANTSSPEAPLPVGKVSALIGGWVDRLGEVWVEGQIAQLSRRPGAGMVFLTLRDPDRDVSLTVTCFRSVFEQVAEAVQEGSRVIVLAKPEWYTARGSLSLRASEIRLVGLGELLARLEQLKRKLFAEGLFEDGRKKPLPFLPGCVGLVTGRGSAAERDVLENARRRWPAVRFEVRNVLVQGPQAVSQVCAAVRELDAHPEVEVIVVARGGGSVEDLLPFSDEELVRTVAAARTPVVSAIGHEPDQPLLDFVADYRASTPTDAAKRVVPDVGEELARVRQLRDRARRYVLHRVDREQAGLASVRSRPALAAPTEAVAARGAEVTALVERARRVLGHRLDHAQTDLGHALARVVALSPLATLERGYAVLQKADGTVVTDPGQVADGEALRARVARGGFEVRADGAADDAAERN encoded by the coding sequence ATGGCCAACACGAGCAGTCCCGAAGCGCCCCTGCCGGTGGGGAAGGTCTCGGCGTTGATCGGCGGGTGGGTCGACCGGCTCGGCGAGGTGTGGGTGGAGGGGCAGATCGCGCAGCTGTCCCGGCGACCCGGGGCGGGGATGGTGTTCCTGACGCTGCGCGACCCGGACCGGGACGTGTCGCTGACGGTGACCTGCTTCCGCTCGGTGTTCGAGCAGGTCGCGGAGGCGGTGCAGGAGGGTTCGCGGGTGATCGTGCTCGCCAAGCCGGAGTGGTACACGGCGCGCGGCAGCCTGTCGCTGCGGGCGTCCGAGATCCGGCTGGTGGGGCTGGGCGAACTGCTGGCCCGGCTGGAGCAGTTGAAGCGGAAGCTGTTCGCCGAGGGCCTGTTCGAGGATGGCCGGAAGAAGCCGCTGCCGTTCCTGCCGGGCTGCGTGGGCCTGGTGACGGGCCGCGGCTCGGCGGCCGAGCGGGACGTGCTGGAGAACGCCCGGCGGCGCTGGCCGGCGGTCCGCTTCGAGGTGCGGAACGTGCTGGTGCAGGGCCCGCAGGCGGTGTCGCAGGTCTGTGCGGCGGTGCGCGAGCTGGACGCCCACCCGGAGGTCGAGGTGATCGTGGTGGCCCGCGGCGGCGGCAGCGTGGAGGACCTGCTGCCGTTCTCGGACGAGGAGCTGGTGCGGACGGTGGCGGCGGCCCGGACGCCGGTGGTGAGCGCGATCGGGCACGAGCCGGACCAGCCGCTGCTGGACTTCGTCGCGGACTACCGGGCGTCCACGCCGACCGACGCCGCGAAGCGGGTGGTGCCGGACGTCGGCGAGGAGCTGGCCCGGGTGCGGCAGTTGCGGGACCGGGCGCGCCGGTACGTGCTGCACCGGGTGGACCGCGAGCAGGCCGGCCTGGCGTCGGTGCGCAGCCGTCCGGCGCTGGCGGCGCCGACCGAGGCGGTGGCGGCGCGCGGTGCGGAGGTGACGGCGCTGGTGGAGCGGGCCCGCCGGGTGCTGGGCCACCGGCTGGACCACGCGCAGACCGACCTGGGGCACGCGCTGGCCCGGGTGGTGGCGCTGTCGCCGCTGGCCACCCTGGAGCGCGGCTACGCGGTGCTGCAGAAGGCGGACGGCACGGTGGTGACCGACCCGGGGCAGGTCGCGGACGGCGAGGCGCTGCGGGCCCGGGTCGCGCGCGGCGGCTTCGAGGTCCGGGCGGACGGTGCGGCGGACGATGCGGCGGAGCGGAACTGA